ACAACATATGTCGGTAACAACGGCTCAAATATTAGTACAGAGCCAGTTATTGGAGCGCGACATCCAAATAGAAAAAGCGGCCATTCACCAACTAGCCAATACGCTGTATAGCTTTACACCCTACATTGAAAAGCAAACGCCAAACCCTAATACCCACAGCGGATTACTCATTGAAGTTTCCCGCTCACTCACGCTCTTTAAAGGGCTAGGTAACATTATTACTTTAATACAGCAGGAACTGCAGACATTTAATTTTCATTACTGCCTAGGTACAGGCCATACCAGCAAAGCGGCCTGGTTATTATCGTTTGATAAACAAAAAAAAATACCGGATAACGAAAAACCACACACGCGCACAGATGTTATCGAACAATTGCAAACACTCGACAGTACCTTGCTTGCCCAGTGCCCACAACACACCATTTCAAACACCCAACTACAGACGCATATAGCCGCGTTAAAAAAATCTGGGTTTAATTCACTGGGTGATATTGTGCGGCAAATTAATACTCAATCTCTAGCGAGCTTCCGTAAACGCTGGGGCCAGGCATTTTCTCAGCTAATAGCCGACATCTTCGATATCGATCAGGTAACCCTGCAACCCAGCCTTTTTGAAAAACCGACAACCCTTTTTCAACCCGAAGAATTTTTTCACGATAGCATTCAGTTTGACTACCCCATAACGAACAGCGCACAACTCATGCCCCCCATGGAATACCTGCTGCAGAACCTAAGTCGCTATTTATACAACCGCCAACGTCAGTGCCAGAGTATTGATTGGGTATTAATGGATATTTATCACCACAAGCAGCAATTAGAGGTTCATACCAGTGAAAACCAAGACCAATGGCCCCTACTGCTGGAACTTTCCCGCATTCAATTAGACGCTCAGACACTGAATTTTGAGGTAGATACTCTGGAACTACGGTGTAGCAACAGCATGCCATTACACGCCAGCAGTCACAGCCTAAATTTTGACGGCGACACTAGCGCCCGGCGAGATAAACTCAACCATGACTTCACCGTAACCACAGCAAAACTCAAGGCACGATTGGGCGAAGATGCGCTCTTCAAGATAGCCTGCACCGACAGTCATATTCCGGAAAAAAGCCAAAAGAAAGTCTCAATAGCCCACAACACTAAACCTAGCCCCACCCCGACTACAACAGCCGTGCGCCCAAGCTGGCTGTTTGAGCCCCCTCTGCCGGTACAGCAACGCCAGCAATACCTTTTCTGGCGCGGTCGTTTAGAATTACTACAGGGGCCAGAGCGCATTGAGGGTAACTGGTGGCAATCGCCTACCGCCCGCGACTACTTTATTGCCCGGCGTGATGACCACCTGAGGCTATGGATATTTTATGACCAACTCAATAAAAGCTGGTTTGTGCAGGGTGTGTTTGTTTAGCAAACTTAAAGATAGAGCAAAAAAAAACTGCGCAGTATAAAACTACGCAGTTTTTTAGAGTAAAAGTATATAACTACTTACGAATACGTCTGCGAGAAAAACCAAGACCCAACAAACCCAACCCCAACAGCGCGAGAGAGCTTGACTCAGGTACATCAGCAATAACTTGGTCAGCAAAACCAAAACGCAGGTTATCGATAGCGAAACCAGCAGGCTCAGCACCAACCAAACTAAACTGCAGGCCAGCAATTTCATTACCCAGATCAGAAACCAGACCTAAGAACTCAATACCCAAACCTTCGTTAGCAACCGTACCAATGATGCTGCCATCACGCGCAAAAGCCGTAATAGCTGTACCACCAATAGCGTTGAAATAACCACCATCAAGGCCTACACCAGCAATATCTTCAGAGAAAATCATGGAGATAGCACCGTTGAAACGCGGAGTACCAGAAAGAACTGGGCTAGTTGGGTTAGCACCATCGGCAGTAATAAAGGACTGCGAAGCGCTAGGATCAAGGCTAAGGCCAGCGTCTGGTGTGCCAATAACACAACCGCTTAACTGGGCACCAGCGGGGCAATCACCGGCACCGCCCAAAGACTGACCATCAAACCAACCGCCGAAAGTCACGGTTACACCAGTAGGATCAGCGCCGTAATCGGCTGGAGTATAAACAGGGTTAACTGTTCCCATTGCAAATTCAGAAAAAGTGATGAGTCCAGCATCTGCAGTGAACGCATCATCAGCAACGCGGATAACAGCTGCATTAGCAACCGAAGCGGTGGTAGCAAGAGCAGCCAGTAATATGTAGCGTGCAAATTTCATGTGTAATCTCCGTTTTAAATTGAAATGTCCATGCACAAAGTCACGATAGTGCAACCCATGAGCATGCAACCATAAAAGCAAATATCGGGCCAACTAAATTTACCCTTATATTTCAACAGGTTACGAGAACAGCCCCCATAAAAGAGAAGTACATATGTAAAAATCTCCTACATACTGGCACGCCTATAACCATTTGACATTTAGATGAACGACTCCCAAAAAGCTGCTTGCAGGTAACCCCCTACAAATCGCGCCAACTCTAATCACAAAAAACATGTTAACTTTTTATGCACCAACACAACGGTGGGCCAAATAAACGTTAACTAAATAACGGTGAAGACCTCTCAAATAAAACACCTCGAGCAATTTAACGCGCTACCACTAGCCGCCAGTAACCACCGATCAATGAGGAAACTACTCTTTTCGACAAGCCGCAAAAAGCACGAGCAAAAAATGTAAAAAAATTTGACACGCCATGATCAAAATCAACTACAAACCACCTCATTCTCTGGAGTAAAAATACCGGCCTACCGAGAAGACTGAATGGCATCGATTAATACGGTTCTGCTGAATCATGCAGAAAAGCAATCGCCAGTGCAGTGAGCTATGCTTTAGAGCAATCAAAAAGCGTATTGCGACACTAGGGGTTAACCTATGAAAGTGCACATTCACCTATCTTCACTCAGGCTCCGCCAATACGTTGCACTAGCTCTATTTGCTTGGTTCCCTATACAAGGCAATACCGCAACAGAATGTGCTGCCGTCAGTTGTGACTGCACCTCATTGCCCTCCGCAACCTGGGTAGACATGTGTGAGAAGCAGGAAAACGCTCTGCAGAAACAATGTAAAAAAACCTCTCTAGACGAAACGGGTTACTGTTCCGTACACGGACCAGATGCCACACGCGTCACTTTGTCGCTCGATACGGAGAAAACCAGCAGGGAACAATCAAACATCATTAAACTCGTGGGATACAAATCTACTGCCGTACTTTGGTCCATCAACAAAGACTTGGCGTTTATTGCCCATAAAATCGACAATCACGCATTCGACGCTATCGAGTTGCGATTACGTTTATTGGAACAAAACACCGAACTTCACTTCAACACCCAGAAACAACTGGTGCAACTTCTCAACGAATCAAATAATACCTCGGAAGTAAAAAAGGCCTGGCGCAGTTATTCAATCGATATTGCAGGTATTGCCAGTCAACTTATAGTAGAAGGTAACCGCCTAAGGGCTTCTACCAAGGACACCGATAAAGCCAAGTCATTGGCTAATGCACTACTGAATTCTGCCGGGGGCCTTTACGAGCAGGTAGGCTATGCCTACGCGCAAGCCGCCAGCTTTAAAGAGTCAGCTCAAGCATGGAAGCAGGCAGCGACAATAGCAACTAACCTGCTAGAAATCGCCAAGCAGAATAAAAAGGCAGACGAAGCTGAATACTTTCGCTATCAGGCCGCCACACGCTTCCTTCGCGCCAGCCAAAACTGGGGGCAAAGCAAAGAAAAAGAACAAGCGCAAAATGCGCTTGAAAAATCCCAGCAATATATAACGACCAAAGAGTAGAGCCGTTACTCGCCACCCCCAAAGGGTAGAATACAAACCAAGACCGCTATACTGTTTACTTCAAACAGCCATGTACAGTCTCCTCGCTCCTGTGCATAATGCACAAAAAGAGACTCTGGGGAACAACAATAATGACAAGAAATATTGTTTTATGCGCAGATGGAACCGGAAGTAAAGGTGGCTATACCCCAGATAGCAATGTATACAAAACTTACCACGCTATCGATATCCACGATAACGACATCGAACAAATCACCTTCTACGACAATGGCGTAGGCTCATCATCCAATAAAATCTTACGTGCAATTGCGGGCGCATTTGGCTTTGGTTTTGAGCGCAATGTATGCGACCTCTACACCTTTCTCAGTAAAAACTACAATTCAGAGCAAGACAAAGTATACCTGTTTGGTTTCAGCCGTGGAGCGGCAACCGTTCGCGCTCTCAATGGTTTTATTTACGATTGCGGCCTGCTCGATGCACGCAATGAAACCAGCGATCGAAAACTCAAAGCTCAAGTTAAAAACCTTATAGGCGCCTATAAATCCCGAAAAGCCCAACTCAAGCGACAAGGCAAAACAACATCGCGCCCCATACCGTTAGCTGAAAGCATCAAAGGTATTTCACTCGAACGACGTGATATTAAAATCGAATTTATTGGTGCCTGGGATACCGTTGCAGCACTGGGAATGCCTAAAAAAACGGATGTCACAGGCCCCATCTCATGGCTGATTGACAATACACTCCAAGGCCTAGACAACCTGCTGAACCACTTTTTCCATTACCGGAACTATAAACTGCAGCTCACACCAAACGTAAAGCAGGCTTTTCAGGCCCTTTCTATAGATGATGCAAGAACATCTTTCTGGCCGCGTATTTGGAACGAGCTTGACGAAACAATAGTCCAGGCCAAGGTAACCGTAGAACAAGTATGGTTTACGGGCAGCCATACCGATGTAGGTGGTGGTTACAATCGCCGCGGTATAACCAATGTTCCCCTACTCTGGATATTGGAGAAGGCGACTCAAGCCGGGCTAAAACTGATAAATGGCTCACTGGATAGCATACGGGCGGCAGCAAATGCGCACGACATAATGCATGACTCACGTAGCGGGTTAGGCATGTTTTATCGATATCATCCAAGGGAAATTCACAGCCTTTGCCATAATGAAAAAAACCAAAAACCGATGATGGAACATATAAAAATACACGAGGCCGTGCTTAGTCGTATGCATTATCGAACGGCTGGTTATGCACCCATTTTGCTACCCAATACATTCGAGGTTGTCAACAATCAAGCTCAGCCACTGAAGCCTATCGATGTTTCCAGTAACAAGTCATGGCATACCTCTACACGCTCCATTCAATACTGCATCGAGCTACTTAAAGAGCTTTACATTCTTCAACTACTCATAGTTATAGCGATTGTCGGCTACGCCGAATACCTAAATCAGTATTGCACCGAACCAGCAGCCCTTTTAGATGGCTGGCGAGCTTGGATTGCAGAGGGGACCAAATGGCTACTACCCGACTTTTTCAACAAAGCTGTAGACCACTGGCTAACACATAGCGCGATATTTTTTACTAGCATTACGGTTATTACGGGCTGGATTGGGTTACAAATCACAACAAATGTACGAATGATAAAACACGCTGAAAACAAACGTCTTATTATTCGAGATGAATACCAATGCTCGCAAACCTCTAAATAGTTTCAAAAGATAAAAGCTGTTAACGTATTTCAATTAATACAGTATTAGGATCTTCAATAATACGCAGCTTTTTACTCATAAACTCTTCTAAAAGAGCTTTATAACGACCATCAGCAATTATAGATTCAAAACTCGAACCCAGACGATTGGCAAGTTTTTCTTGTTTCCGCCCCACAACTAAATAAGTGTAAAACGGGTAGTGAAGCATCAGCTTAGGCACTACGGCAAAATCATTCGTTAAACTATTAATGTCCTTTAACGTGCCGTCAACTTCGGTTATACCAAGGGGAACACAATCAAAACGTTTTCGCTTGAGCATTGGGAACAAGCTATGGAAGGTTTGCGCCTCAATAACTCTAACACCATTTTTCCGATAAAATCTATTATCAAGCCAGTTTTCCCCCTGCCCCACTTTAAATTTTTTCAGGTCTGCCAGCGAACGAATTCTCGAAAAATCATCCAATCGATCGCGGTGAACAATCAATTGTCGATAACCAAGAAAGCCATTCCAAATTGGATAAGGCACGCTAATAAATTGTGTTTTCTTTTCATGCTGTTGATCCCACTGAGGTACTAAAGCAAAATCAAAGCGGCCATCTTCAATACGCTTCAAGCCTTCAAATCGGGAATACTGAACGGAATGAACGTCGAGTTCATAGGGGCCAAAACGATTTTCACTTTCTGCAAGCAGTAGTTCTATCAGCTTGGTTTCATAGCCAAGGCGCGCAGGCGAACTACCCCCGGCCCAAAGCCTGTACTTGTCAGGTGCGCCTGCCTGCTCAGTAGCTAGCGTGTTTACGCCGCAGAGCAATAGCACTAAAAAGTTGAAATATTTGAATGCCATACGCTGGCACACCACTCTAAAATTCACCAAGACCAGGCGTGCTAAGAAGAACACACAAAGCCACGTTATTCTGATCAGCAATAGATATGCAGGTAAGGAAATGCTATTTATCAACTGGGCTAATAGACCAGTATAGTTACTTCGAGTAATTGACAAGGCGTCATATAACCAAAAAATTGGCCGCATCGCGCCCCACTTAAACTAAGTTATATACGACGCGCTAGATGGGCGGGAATAGTTGGGGAATGTTGCAAGATCGAATAATGTACTTGGAAATAATCTAAGCCTATCAACGCAGGCAAACAGAGCAAAGACGGCAACTAATTCAAATCGAGAATAACTACCCCTGGATGATCAAGCTTCTTGAGCTTATCTTGCATAAAATTTTCCAATAGCACTTTACGTTTACCATTGGCTTTTACTATTTCAAACCCAGCGGATAAGCGCTTCGCCAACTGTGGTTTATAAGCGCTAACCATTAGGTACGCTTCCAATGGGTATCGCAGAATCAAATTTGGCACGATCACAAAATCACCACCCTGGCTATTTTGCTCCTGCACAGTGGCATCCACTTCGTTAATACCCAGGGGTACACAGTCAAAACGGTTGTGCTTCAACATACTGAACAGAGCCGAAAAAGTTTTGGCTTCAACCAGTTTAACGCCGTTTCTGGCGTAAAACTGGTTATCTCGCCAGTTTTCTCCCTGCCCAATCTTAAATTGCCGCAGGGAAGCCAATGACTCCACGCCTTCAAATTCTGCCAAACGGTGCTTACGTACAACAATCTGCCGGTAACCCAAATAGCCGTTCCAGATCTTATGGGGAATACGCCTGATTTTCGTATTCTCCGGTATGGTGCCTTTACCGTCGGGCGCTATAACAAAATCAAATTTGCCTTTATCAATACGCTCATAAGACTCAAGATAACTGTGTTCCAACTGATGTACGTGTAACTCATACGGCCCGTACTGCGCTAGAGTTTCGTCGAGCAAAAGCCTAATTAAAGGAAGTTCGTAGCCCAACCTCGCGGGTGAATTAGATCCAGCCCACAGATGGTAAACAGCTGTCGGCGGTGTGTCCGCTGCACTACAAATAGACATGAGGCAGAAAGCCAGTATTGACAATATAATACGTAACATCATAACTGTCTGGTCTAGGGAACCTCTAATTTAGTCTGCGTAACCTATAGACAACTCTCGCGCGTAAAAGCTTGAGCTTCGGAGAAAACATTAACCCCACAAATCATAATTATAGTCGAATGAAAAAAGTGCCATACTTCTATTTGTAGAAGATGTCTTTTTCTCTGTATATTCGTATACAAGGAGCACCAGGGGATGCACTACCTGATCGACGCCATCGTTTTACTGGCTGCAGCGGTTATCACCGTTCCTGTATTCCAGGCACTTAGGCTGGGTGCCATTCCGGGCTTCCTACTCGCAGGGGTAGCACTGGGCCCTTCAGGCATCGGTTACTTTAGTAATTTTAACGACATACAACACCTCGCCGAGCTGGGTATTGTGTTTTTGCTGTTTGTCATTGGTATAGAAATTAGGCCTACGCACTTTTGGCAAATGCGACGCCATGTCTTTGGCCTTGGCATCTGCCAGTTGGCGCTTACTGCGCTGGTAATTACTTACTTAGTATATGAACTACTTAACGTCAGGCTCGGTATTGCATTGCTTATAGGAGCGGCACTCGCGCTCTCCTCTACAGCTTTTGTCTTGCAATTACTCACCGAGCATCGAGCACTCAACACCCAACACGGACGCCCAGCGGTGGCCGTGCTGTTATTGCAGGATATCGCGGTCGTACCGCTATTAGCCTATATCGCGATACTCAACCGGGGCGAATACAGTATCGCTGTGGATGTAATACTGGCGTTTGTAGAGTCTGTTGCCATTATTTTATTAGTTGTACTCCTCGCCCGCTATGTACTAAACCCCCTGTTAAGATTACTCGCGCGCTTCGCCTCCAACGATATTTTTACTGTTTTTGCGCTGCTACTGGTATTGGGCTTCGCAGGCCTATTCGAAAATGCCGGCTTCTCCATGGCCATGGGGGCATTTGTAGCCGGCCTGCTAATCGCCGACTCATCTTTCCGTCACCAAATTATTGCCGAAGTAGAACCCTTTCGTATGCTATTGCTCGGCTTGTTTTTTATCACCATGGGTATGTCCCTGAATATCGAGATGCTCTTCCTCTACCCAGGCGAACTCGCCGCCAGCCTGCTATGCCTAATTACGGTTAAGTTTTTCGTCCTATTACCCCTAGCACGAGCATTTAAAGTACCATCGCAAGCGGCCATTGCGCTCTCGCTGCAATTGGCCCAAAGCGGTGAGTTTGCACTTGTGCTATTTGGCACCGCCTATGCAGTAGGCATACTCGAAACCACGCTATTCCAACCCCTGCTGATACTTGTACTACTCAGCATGCTGATCACACCTGCGTTAGATGCCTGTGCCCGCCACATCATAGCGCGCACCAAAACCCCAATAACGGAGCCGCTAACAACACCGCAAAACGCGTCGCCGGGCATATTGATAGCCGGGTATGGGCGTATGGGGCACCGTATTGGCGAACTGCTTGAACGCTTAAACGTGCCCTATATCGCCATCGACAATAACGTCAGTATTGTCGAACAAGCCACGGCTCAAGGTAAGCCGGTTTATTTTGGTGAAGCACAAAAACCTGAAGTACTCAAAGCGGCTGGGGCAAGTAAAGCCCCATTGGCGATTGTTGCCATAGACAATTTAGAAGGCGCAGAACGGGTCGTCGCTTCCCTGCGTGTTGCCTTTCCTAAGCTGCCAATATTTGCCCGCGGTCACAACCGCTCCCGGTGTAAAGAACTGCGTAGCCAGGGTGCCAATATCACCGTTTCTGAAACCTTTGAAGCCAGCGCCGAAATAGCCCATGAAGCGCTGCTTAGCATAGGCGTCAACAAAGACCGTATCGAACGCACCATGGTGCAGTTTAAAAAAGACTATTACGCCGAAATTGGGCAAACGCGATAATAAAAAGCACAAGCATAGCCATAAACTGTTTATTTATACAGTATACTTAAGCTATGCTCTATGTCCCCATTAACACCCGCAGTAATTACAGTTTTCTTAAAGGTGCTTCACACCCTCAGGAGTTAATTGAACGCGCCGCTAAATTAGGTTTTAAGGCCATAGCCCTTACCGACGAATGCTCCCTTGCGGGCATCGTAAAAGCCCATATCACCGCCAAAGATACAGGCATCAAACTCATTGTTGGCAGCAGCTTTACCTTATCTAACGGTTGCCAACTCATCGCTATAGCGCCCCATCGCCAAGCCTATAGCGAACTCTCCGGGTTTATTACCCTCGCCCGCCGGCGTGCACAAAAAGGCGAATATGACGCTCATATGGAGGACTTACGCTTTCGTTTACAAACCTGTTTGATTATTTGGCTCCCCAATACCGATACCGGTACCCCTGAAATGACAGCAGAACTACACGGCGCATTTCGCCAACGTTTATGGATCGGGGTTTGCCATCAACTACACGGCGCAGAGCAAGTATTATTTGAGCGCTGGCAACAATTAAGCCAACAATATCAAACCCCGCTCGTCGCCTGCGACCCAATCGTTATGCACTGCGCCAGCCGTAAGCCGCTGCAGGATGTGCTCACCGCAATTCGTCATAACACCAGCATTTCGACACTGGGTACTCGCCTGCAAAGTAATGCCGAAGCCTGCCTTAAACCTCTAGACAGCTACTACGCACTCTATCCAGCCTCTCTCATTGAGCAAACTCAGGTTATTGCCGAACAGTGCACATTTTCCCTCGACGAATTACGCTATCAATACCCACAGGAGCTGGTACCTAAAGAGTTAACCCCCATCCAACATGTAAAAAACCTGGTCATAAAAGGTAAGAAACGCCGTTGGCCACAGGGTGTTCCTCAGTTCGTAGAAGATATTTTAAGAAAAGAGTTAGCTCTAATAGAAGAGCTTCATTACGAATATTATTTCCTAACCGTACACGACATTGTGCGTTATGCCCGTGAACAAAACATTCTCTGCCAGGGTCGTGGCTCTGCAGCCAATTCAGTTGTTTGTTACTGCCTTTTCATAACCGAAATTGCACCAGGACAAATTAATGTTTTATTTGAACGCTTTATCTCCAAAGAACGCAATGAACCACCGGATATCGATGTCGACTTTGAACACCAAAGACGCGAAGAGGTTATTCAATACATCTATCGAAAATACGGACGAGAACGCGCAGCCCTTGCCGCAACGGTTATCACCTACCGATCACGCAGCGCTATTCGTGACGTAGGTAAAGCACTAGGGTTGGAACCCGCATTGATTGACCACCTAGCAAAATCGTTAGCTTGGTGGGACAGGTCCGGCGATTTAATAGGCCGTATTGAAGCTGCCGGATTAAAACCACAGCAAAAAGTATTGCAGCATTTTTTCACTCTTGTAGAGCAAATACTCGGCTTTCCCCGCCACCTGTCACAACACGTTGGCGGCTTTGTGGTGACTCAGGGAAAAATCAGTGATTTAGTGCCCTTGGAAAATGCCAGCATGCCAGATCGCACCATTATTCAATGGGATAAATACGACCTGGAAGCCATGGGCCTGTTAAAAATCGATGTTCTAGCGCTGGGAATGTTGACCGCGTTAAGAAAAGCGCTGACCTATGTTCACGCCTACAATCCCAGCATAAAATCTCTGGCCGACATTCCGCGAGAGGACCCGGCGACCTACAACATGCTTTCCGCAGCCGACAGTATTGGGGTTTTTCAGGTGGAGTCGCGCGCGCAAATGTCTATGCTGCCCCGACTTCGGCCACAAAATTTTTACGACTTGGTGATTGAAATAGCCATCGTCCGCCCAGGCCCAATACAAGGTGATATGGTACACCCTTATTTACGCAGACGAGACGGTACGGAACCGGTGAAATACCAAAGCCCGGCGATAAAAGCAGTACTTGAGTCAACACTGGGTGTACCCATTTTTCAGGAGCAAGCTATTCGCCTTGCCATGGTGGCAGCAGGCTTTAGTGGTGGCGAAGCCGATAACCTTCGTCGGGCCATGACCAGCTGGGGGAAAAACGACAGTCTCCTACAGTTTGAAGAAAAATTTATTCAGGGTATGCTCAACAGAAACTATCCATTAGCATTTGCTCAACGATTGTTTGAACAAATAAAAGGTTTTGGCGGTTACGGCTTTCCAGAATCACACTCCGCCAGTTTTGCGCTTTTATGTTATGCCTCCTCTTGGCTTAAATGCCATCACCCTGCCGCCTTTTATTGCGCATTACTGAATAGCCAGCCCATGGGCTTTTATTCACCTTCGCAACTCATCCAAGATGCACGCAGGCACCATATACAAATATGGCCGGTAGACATCAATAAAAGCGAATACCAATGCAGTATCGAAGCTAGTGATATAACCGAGTTC
This genomic stretch from Teredinibacter franksiae harbors:
- a CDS encoding substrate-binding periplasmic protein, producing MRPIFWLYDALSITRSNYTGLLAQLINSISLPAYLLLIRITWLCVFFLARLVLVNFRVVCQRMAFKYFNFLVLLLCGVNTLATEQAGAPDKYRLWAGGSSPARLGYETKLIELLLAESENRFGPYELDVHSVQYSRFEGLKRIEDGRFDFALVPQWDQQHEKKTQFISVPYPIWNGFLGYRQLIVHRDRLDDFSRIRSLADLKKFKVGQGENWLDNRFYRKNGVRVIEAQTFHSLFPMLKRKRFDCVPLGITEVDGTLKDINSLTNDFAVVPKLMLHYPFYTYLVVGRKQEKLANRLGSSFESIIADGRYKALLEEFMSKKLRIIEDPNTVLIEIR
- a CDS encoding transporter substrate-binding domain-containing protein, translating into MMLRIILSILAFCLMSICSAADTPPTAVYHLWAGSNSPARLGYELPLIRLLLDETLAQYGPYELHVHQLEHSYLESYERIDKGKFDFVIAPDGKGTIPENTKIRRIPHKIWNGYLGYRQIVVRKHRLAEFEGVESLASLRQFKIGQGENWRDNQFYARNGVKLVEAKTFSALFSMLKHNRFDCVPLGINEVDATVQEQNSQGGDFVIVPNLILRYPLEAYLMVSAYKPQLAKRLSAGFEIVKANGKRKVLLENFMQDKLKKLDHPGVVILDLN
- a CDS encoding Y-family DNA polymerase, which translates into the protein MANKKNVAKTWIALRFPLLPLEVFAVNSRINEGADTAIIVTHKQQVVCANPNAVNQGIKQHMSVTTAQILVQSQLLERDIQIEKAAIHQLANTLYSFTPYIEKQTPNPNTHSGLLIEVSRSLTLFKGLGNIITLIQQELQTFNFHYCLGTGHTSKAAWLLSFDKQKKIPDNEKPHTRTDVIEQLQTLDSTLLAQCPQHTISNTQLQTHIAALKKSGFNSLGDIVRQINTQSLASFRKRWGQAFSQLIADIFDIDQVTLQPSLFEKPTTLFQPEEFFHDSIQFDYPITNSAQLMPPMEYLLQNLSRYLYNRQRQCQSIDWVLMDIYHHKQQLEVHTSENQDQWPLLLELSRIQLDAQTLNFEVDTLELRCSNSMPLHASSHSLNFDGDTSARRDKLNHDFTVTTAKLKARLGEDALFKIACTDSHIPEKSQKKVSIAHNTKPSPTPTTTAVRPSWLFEPPLPVQQRQQYLFWRGRLELLQGPERIEGNWWQSPTARDYFIARRDDHLRLWIFYDQLNKSWFVQGVFV
- a CDS encoding PEP-CTERM sorting domain-containing protein (PEP-CTERM proteins occur, often in large numbers, in the proteomes of bacteria that also encode an exosortase, a predicted intramembrane cysteine proteinase. The presence of a PEP-CTERM domain at a protein's C-terminus predicts cleavage within the sorting domain, followed by covalent anchoring to some some component of the (usually Gram-negative) cell surface. Many PEP-CTERM proteins exhibit an unusual sequence composition that includes large numbers of potential glycosylation sites. Expression of one such protein has been shown restore the ability of a bacterium to form floc, a type of biofilm.); translated protein: MKFARYILLAALATTASVANAAVIRVADDAFTADAGLITFSEFAMGTVNPVYTPADYGADPTGVTVTFGGWFDGQSLGGAGDCPAGAQLSGCVIGTPDAGLSLDPSASQSFITADGANPTSPVLSGTPRFNGAISMIFSEDIAGVGLDGGYFNAIGGTAITAFARDGSIIGTVANEGLGIEFLGLVSDLGNEIAGLQFSLVGAEPAGFAIDNLRFGFADQVIADVPESSSLALLGLGLLGLGFSRRRIRK
- a CDS encoding cation:proton antiporter domain-containing protein; the protein is MHYLIDAIVLLAAAVITVPVFQALRLGAIPGFLLAGVALGPSGIGYFSNFNDIQHLAELGIVFLLFVIGIEIRPTHFWQMRRHVFGLGICQLALTALVITYLVYELLNVRLGIALLIGAALALSSTAFVLQLLTEHRALNTQHGRPAVAVLLLQDIAVVPLLAYIAILNRGEYSIAVDVILAFVESVAIILLVVLLARYVLNPLLRLLARFASNDIFTVFALLLVLGFAGLFENAGFSMAMGAFVAGLLIADSSFRHQIIAEVEPFRMLLLGLFFITMGMSLNIEMLFLYPGELAASLLCLITVKFFVLLPLARAFKVPSQAAIALSLQLAQSGEFALVLFGTAYAVGILETTLFQPLLILVLLSMLITPALDACARHIIARTKTPITEPLTTPQNASPGILIAGYGRMGHRIGELLERLNVPYIAIDNNVSIVEQATAQGKPVYFGEAQKPEVLKAAGASKAPLAIVAIDNLEGAERVVASLRVAFPKLPIFARGHNRSRCKELRSQGANITVSETFEASAEIAHEALLSIGVNKDRIERTMVQFKKDYYAEIGQTR
- a CDS encoding DUF2235 domain-containing protein, encoding MTRNIVLCADGTGSKGGYTPDSNVYKTYHAIDIHDNDIEQITFYDNGVGSSSNKILRAIAGAFGFGFERNVCDLYTFLSKNYNSEQDKVYLFGFSRGAATVRALNGFIYDCGLLDARNETSDRKLKAQVKNLIGAYKSRKAQLKRQGKTTSRPIPLAESIKGISLERRDIKIEFIGAWDTVAALGMPKKTDVTGPISWLIDNTLQGLDNLLNHFFHYRNYKLQLTPNVKQAFQALSIDDARTSFWPRIWNELDETIVQAKVTVEQVWFTGSHTDVGGGYNRRGITNVPLLWILEKATQAGLKLINGSLDSIRAAANAHDIMHDSRSGLGMFYRYHPREIHSLCHNEKNQKPMMEHIKIHEAVLSRMHYRTAGYAPILLPNTFEVVNNQAQPLKPIDVSSNKSWHTSTRSIQYCIELLKELYILQLLIVIAIVGYAEYLNQYCTEPAALLDGWRAWIAEGTKWLLPDFFNKAVDHWLTHSAIFFTSITVITGWIGLQITTNVRMIKHAENKRLIIRDEYQCSQTSK